The Silene latifolia isolate original U9 population chromosome Y, ASM4854445v1, whole genome shotgun sequence sequence AACAACACTGATTCATCCTTTCCTCCATTGCAAAAGAACTCAAAGAGGAAGACTATGCATATTGAAACATTTAATGCAGAATCCTCACGAGTCCCGCCTGAATCTCCTCCGGCTGAATCAGCAAGAATTCAAGTTGCATCACACGCTGGTGCAGCACTCTCTTATAAAGAGAAAGTGCAAGGCTTCGGAGCGGATTTCGACTCGTTAGAGGATCTCACCCTAGATGATGTTGATTTCAATTCAGATGATGACAATGAGGATAGTGATGATGATTCTCTTTGTCCTCGTATATGCCTCACAAAGCAAGAAAAAGCCATCCTACGCAAACCCCGGCGACACTCGATCATTATTAAAATGTTCGATAAAAATATCGGGTATCTTTCGCTTATGTGAAAACTTAACACCAAAATGGTCGATCAAGGGTAAACTCACCCTGACGGATCTCACACACTCCTATTATGTGGCACGCTTCTCGTCCAAACAAGATTACGATTTTGTTATGACCCAGGGTCCTTGGATGATTGATGATCACTATCTAACCATCAGGAAATCGGTCCCGAATTTCGTGCCCTCGGAGGATAATATTTCCAAGCTAACAGCATGGGTTCGGATTCCGAATTTGCCAGTCGAATATTTCAATGCTACGTTCCTAAAGAAGATAGGGTCGAAAATAGGAGAAGTTGTACGAATTGATAATAATACAGCTACTCCCAACGCGGTCAGTTTACTCGTTTAAGTGTTGAAGTCGATATCTCCAAACCCCTATTGTCGAAATTCAGATTGTACGGGAAAGTTTATGGTATTCAGTACGAAGGCCTTAAGATGATTTGTTTTAAATGCGGGAAATTAGGTCATTCTAGCGAAGGTTGCTCGTTAAATGAAAGTACAACTACTGATATGGAAGAGATCAATCCAAATCAGGGTACTGAAGGTCCCAGAGCTATTCCCAACGAACATTCGTTGGAAGCTGGGCTTCGTCCAGAAGAAAGCACGGACTTCGGCGATTGGATGTTGGTTAAGAAGCCACCACGGAGAAAGCCAGCCACCCCGACTATCAACCAACCCGGAGGACTAAGTAATGAAAAACATGTGCTTAATTCAGGTCAATCTTCGAAGAATTCCGGGTCAAGATTCGGGGTCCTTCAAGATAATTCTGTTTCTAATAATATCCCGCAAAATCCTCCCACAATCCCTGAATCTCTCCCAATTACTAATATTTCTTATCCAAGGAATATTATTCAAACCCCTAGAATCAAGCAAAAAATCGCTTCTCTAAATAAACGTACCAATACTCTTTTAGCACAATCTATTatttccaaaaatcaaaaaaccTATACAAAAAAAGATTCTAACTCCCAATCTAATATTTTCCAAAATATCCAATCTAATAATTTCCAAAAAACTAATACTGATACTCCCATAACCCAGAGTCCAACCCTACAAGATATTACAAATCTCCCTTTATCTAAAACAAGCCCCGCACAAGCCAAAAAAGTTCCAAATACTCCTGCTTCTTCCTCCTCTGTTCCCTCTGTTTCATCAACTCGAGTTGTAGGTGAAGTCAATGAATCCTCACCCATACTTTTATTATCTAGACCGCCCCCTCCCTCAACCTCACTGCCTTCCACAAAACCCCCAGATAGAAATAATCCCACCAACCCAGGTAGTATCGATCTCGACATGGCCGGAGATGGCGGCACCCTATCTGGGGATCATGGTGTCGGAGAGTCCAATAATGGACATCAAGATCCAAGTTTCAAAGGACAATTCATCGAAGTTAATGCTGGAGTTATCGATACCATGGAGTGTTGATAACGTGCTCAATCTAGTAAGTCGCGCTTATTTATCGTCTTTAAATTATCTGCCAGATCATATGAGTACAAGAATCCCAAATTTGTCACCCAACTTACCCCATATCACTTTCATGGTATGGAATGTGCAAGGCACTGAAAGCAAAAATAAAATTTCCGCTATTAAGGAAGTAGTAAAAACCAATAAACCTACGGTTCTGACTCTTGTTGAGACCCATATGGGAGGAGAACATGCTATCAAATTAGGTAATATTCTAGGCTATGACGGTCATGCTAGAGTAAACACAGTGGGTTTTAGCAGAGGAATTTGGGTCTACTGGAGAAATGATCTCGTCTCTGTTACTCCAATAACAGAGCACGCTCAATATTTAACGTTCGAAGTCGCTAGAAATGGTGAACTTCCCTGGAttttttcagctgtttatgcgaGCCCCGACCCTTCGAATAGGAGGGAACTGTGGACTGAGCTTGAGAATTTCGCGCGGGTTAATAATCAGCCATGGCTTATTGCGGGAGATTTTAATGAAACAAGGTCACTCAGTGAGAGACACGGTGGTGATCAGAATATGGCTAGACGATGTGAACGTTTTAACAGTTGGATTGAAGATTGCGAGCTTATAGAATTAGCATTCACCGGCCCAAACCACACCTGGGCTCGAGGTAATTCAATGGAAACTCGTCAAAGTGCCCGTCTTGATAGAGCATTATGTAATTCTGATTGGGGTATTCAGTTTGAGGAAGCTATGGTCAGACATCTCCCTGCAATATCGTCTGATCATTGCCCGCTTTTTATCTCACCTAACGGGTTTGTGCCATTGAGCGCTGTAAATCGACCGTTTCGCTTTCAAGGTTGTTGGCTAACTCATGAAGACTTTAAAATTTTCATCGACACTAATTGGCCTTCTGAAGGTATTTTTCCCACCCGTCTCGATGAGCTTTCACATAAATTACAAACTTGGAATGAGGAAGTTTTTggtaatatatttcgaaaaaaaaGGGAGCTTATGGCAAGGATCGAAGGTTGTCAGCGGGAACTTTCCAAAACCCGAGTAAGTCATCTTATCAAATTAGAAGTAAGGTTGAGGAAAGAATTAGAGGAAGTGTTTGCCCGAGAGGAGCTTCTGTGGTACCAGAAGTCACGTGTGGATTTTATCAAAGACGGTGATCGGAACACTTCTTTTTTTTCAAGTGAGTACCTTAATAAGACGATGGAGGAACCGAATCTCCAGTTTAAAAAATGCAGAAGGGGTATGGATAGAGGATCAGGGGGAAATACAAAAGTTAGTAGTGGACTACTTTAAGGATTTATATTCTGATGATGGCCCAGATATTGAAGACGACGGACTACAGTGGGGTATTTTCCAAGATTTTAACAATAAAGATTGGAATTGGTTAACAAGACCGTTTCATTTTGCGGAAATTGAACAAGTTATTAATCACATGGGTTCATTAAAAGCTCCAGGCCCGGATGGATTTCAATCtctattttaccaaaaaaaattggGAACTTATCCAAGAGCCCCTTTGTGATATGGTTATAAAAGCACTCGAAGGAAAAGGCTTACCAGAAGGCCTCAACGATACACATATTGTTCTTATACCTAAGGTAAATTCCCCTGAATTTATCTCCCAATTTCGTTCGATAAGTTTATGCAATGTGGCTTATAAGATCATTAGTAAGACCCTAGCTAATCGTATTAAAAAAGTACTGCCTCATGTAATATCTGAGACTCAAAGTGAGTTTGTCCCGGGGAGGCAAATTACGGACAATATTGTAATATTTCAAGAAGTTATACACTTAATGAGGAAAAAGAATGGTCGTCTGGGTTTTATGGCTATCAAAATAGATTTAGAAAAAGCTTATGACCGTCTAAAGTGGAGCTTCATCCGAGACACGATGACTGATATAGGGTTCCCAGGACTATTGGTAGACGACGTTATGGAATGTGTCACTTCCCGCGAATGCAAATTTTATGGAATGGAGAACCGACAGAGCAATTTGTCCCTTCTAGGGGAGCTCGACAAGGGGATCCTTTATCCTCTTATCTCTTTGTGATGTGCCTTGAAAAGTTACAACAAGCGATCGATTTTGAAGTGCGAAACAAGAATTGGAGACCGATAGTGTTGGGTCGAAATGGGCCTTGAATTACTAATTTATTCTTTGCCGACGATATGGTGTTATTTGGGGAAGCTACGGAAGATCAAGCCCTTGTCATGCGATATGTTTTGGATCGCTTTTGTCAAGCTTCAGGCGAAAAAGTCAGTTTAGCCAAGTCACGGGTTTTCTTTTCCGGTAACACTGATGCTACTATTCGGTTTTCGATTAGTCATGCTCTCGGGATTGATGAGACTGGCGATCTCGGCACTTATTTGGGCATGCCAACTATTA is a genomic window containing:
- the LOC141630954 gene encoding uncharacterized protein LOC141630954 — its product is MVWNVQGTESKNKISAIKEVVKTNKPTVLTLVETHMGGEHAIKLGNILGYDGHARVNTVGFSRGIWVYWRNDLVSVTPITEHAQYLTFEVARNGELPWIFSAVYASPDPSNRRELWTELENFARVNNQPWLIAGDFNETRSLSERHGGDQNMARRCERFNSWIEDCELIELAFTGPNHTWARGNSMETRQSARLDRALCNSDWGIQFEEAMVRHLPAISSDHCPLFISPNGFVPLSAVNRPFRFQGCWLTHEDFKIFIDTNWPSEGIFPTRLDELSHKLQTWNEEVFGNIFRKKRELMARIEGCQRELSKTRVSHLIKLEVRLRKELEEVFAREELLWYQKSRVDFIKDGDRNTSFFSSEYLNKTMEEPNLQFKKCRRGMDRGSGGNTKVSSGLL